In a genomic window of Aeromicrobium panaciterrae:
- a CDS encoding DUF485 domain-containing protein produces MAEKVSTEAHAAYQRIHATEEFAELKRSYFGFVVPLTVAFMAWYLLYVLMSNYAHDFMAHKLFGNINVALVFGLLQFATTFGIAIWYARFAARRMDPIADRLRHEYEQEIER; encoded by the coding sequence GTGGCTGAAAAAGTGTCAACCGAGGCCCACGCGGCCTATCAACGGATACACGCCACAGAAGAGTTTGCCGAGCTCAAGCGTTCGTACTTCGGCTTCGTCGTACCGCTGACCGTTGCGTTCATGGCTTGGTACCTGCTGTACGTCCTCATGTCCAACTACGCGCACGACTTCATGGCGCACAAGCTGTTCGGCAACATCAACGTGGCCCTCGTCTTCGGACTGCTTCAGTTCGCGACGACCTTCGGCATTGCCATTTGGTACGCCCGCTTCGCGGCCCGTCGCATGGATCCGATCGCCGACCGCCTCCGCCATGAGTACGAACAGGAGATCGAGCGATGA
- a CDS encoding TlpA disulfide reductase family protein: MKRVIVVALLLALAGCTSAPSGEKPTFGGGSAPAVDESALATAKAAAGIEECPASNAPVPDKKALPDTTLDCLGGGKRVNLSGVAGTPTVINLWASWCEPCRKELPLLAKADKQYGSALRVLGVDFDDPAPDDAIELLKVSGVTYPQLVDRDSAIRTSLAVVGLPQTVFVDAQGRMVATERTPFRSYAELTAAIKQHLGVTP, translated from the coding sequence ATGAAGCGAGTGATCGTGGTGGCGCTGCTCTTGGCGCTGGCCGGGTGCACGAGTGCGCCCAGCGGAGAGAAGCCGACGTTCGGTGGTGGCTCTGCACCGGCAGTTGACGAGTCCGCGCTGGCAACCGCCAAAGCCGCGGCCGGCATTGAGGAGTGCCCGGCGAGCAATGCCCCTGTCCCGGACAAGAAGGCATTGCCCGACACCACCCTCGACTGCCTCGGCGGTGGGAAGCGCGTCAATCTCTCCGGAGTCGCTGGAACGCCGACCGTCATCAACCTCTGGGCGTCCTGGTGCGAGCCGTGTCGCAAGGAGCTTCCGCTGCTGGCAAAAGCGGACAAGCAGTACGGATCGGCACTTCGCGTCCTGGGCGTCGATTTTGACGATCCTGCGCCAGACGATGCGATTGAACTGCTCAAGGTTTCCGGCGTGACGTACCCGCAATTGGTCGATCGCGACTCAGCAATCAGGACATCGTTGGCCGTCGTCGGTCTGCCGCAGACAGTATTTGTGGACGCACAGGGGAGAATGGTCGCCACGGAGCGCACACCGTTCCGCTCGTACGCCGAACTCACTGCTGCGATCAAACAACACCTCGGAGTGACTCCATGA
- a CDS encoding cation acetate symporter — protein sequence MSSLSTALMAADEGGNQALTASLFIVIVLITVGITFWASRNNRTASDYYAGGRSFTGAQNGFAVAGDYMSAASFLGISGAIALFGYDGFLYSIGFLVAWLVALLLVAELLRNSGRFTMADQLAFRMSQRPVRTAAATSTVVVSIFYLLAQMVGAGALVALLLGVSSETAKNLTIAGVGALMIFYVVVGGMRGTTWVQIVKAVLLMGGTILITVLVLAKFNFNISDMLGTAAKESGHGAAFLEPGLKYGVSTESKIDFISLGLALVLGTAGLPHILIRFYTVPTARQARKSVLWAIGLIGSFYLMTLVLGFGAAALVKGDAKEQIAASGGNLASPLLAEAVGGGTGSTGGAVLLALISAVAFATILAVVAGLTLTSASSVAHDLYANVWKRGKVTEKQEVKVARFAAFIIGGVAIALSIPAQKLNIAFLVALAFAVAASANLPALLYNLFWKRFNTRGAVWSIYGGLISCVGLVIFSPVVSGSETAMITGSDFSWFPLANPGIISIPIGFFFGWLGTVTSSDPGAEERYVELDVRAMTGAGAEK from the coding sequence ATGAGCAGCTTGAGCACTGCCCTTATGGCAGCAGACGAAGGCGGCAACCAGGCACTAACCGCATCGCTGTTCATCGTGATCGTGCTGATCACCGTTGGCATCACGTTCTGGGCCAGCCGAAACAACCGAACCGCGTCGGACTACTACGCCGGAGGCCGCTCGTTCACGGGCGCCCAGAACGGCTTTGCCGTCGCCGGTGACTACATGTCGGCCGCATCGTTCCTCGGTATCTCAGGTGCGATCGCGCTCTTTGGATACGACGGATTCCTCTACTCGATCGGCTTCCTTGTCGCCTGGCTCGTGGCCTTGCTGCTGGTTGCTGAGCTGCTGAGAAACTCCGGTCGATTCACGATGGCCGACCAGTTGGCATTCCGTATGAGCCAGCGACCGGTCCGAACAGCGGCAGCGACATCGACGGTCGTCGTGTCGATCTTCTACCTGCTCGCCCAGATGGTCGGTGCAGGTGCACTCGTGGCGCTGCTCCTCGGAGTCAGCTCCGAAACGGCCAAGAACCTCACCATCGCCGGAGTCGGCGCCCTGATGATCTTCTACGTGGTCGTCGGCGGCATGCGTGGCACCACCTGGGTCCAGATCGTGAAGGCCGTCCTACTGATGGGCGGAACGATCCTGATCACGGTCCTCGTATTGGCGAAGTTCAACTTCAACATCTCCGACATGCTCGGCACGGCTGCAAAGGAGAGCGGCCACGGTGCTGCCTTCCTCGAACCGGGCCTCAAGTACGGCGTGTCCACCGAGAGCAAGATCGACTTCATCTCACTCGGCCTTGCACTGGTTCTTGGTACGGCTGGACTGCCGCACATCTTGATCCGCTTCTACACCGTCCCGACAGCCCGTCAGGCCCGCAAGTCGGTCCTCTGGGCGATCGGCCTCATCGGTTCGTTCTATCTGATGACGCTGGTCCTCGGCTTCGGTGCGGCGGCTCTCGTCAAGGGAGACGCGAAGGAACAGATAGCGGCGTCGGGCGGCAACCTCGCCTCGCCGTTGCTGGCAGAGGCTGTCGGCGGCGGCACCGGATCAACTGGCGGCGCAGTGCTGCTGGCACTGATCTCGGCCGTGGCGTTCGCAACGATCCTCGCGGTCGTGGCTGGCCTCACGCTGACCTCGGCGTCGTCCGTGGCGCACGACCTGTACGCCAACGTATGGAAGCGCGGCAAGGTCACCGAGAAGCAGGAAGTCAAGGTTGCTCGCTTTGCCGCATTCATCATCGGTGGTGTCGCAATCGCACTCTCGATCCCGGCGCAGAAGCTCAACATTGCCTTCCTGGTGGCGTTGGCCTTCGCAGTCGCGGCCTCGGCCAACCTGCCGGCGCTGCTCTACAACCTGTTCTGGAAGCGGTTCAACACCCGCGGAGCGGTCTGGAGCATCTACGGCGGACTGATCTCGTGCGTCGGACTGGTGATCTTCTCGCCAGTCGTGTCCGGCTCGGAGACGGCCATGATCACGGGATCTGACTTCAGCTGGTTCCCGCTGGCCAACCCAGGAATCATCTCGATTCCGATCGGATTCTTCTTCGGCTGGCTGGGCACCGTGACGTCCAGTGATCCTGGAGCGGAAGAGCGATATGTCGAGCTCGACGTACGCGCCATGACCGGCGCCGGCGCCGAGAAGTAA
- the bioD gene encoding dethiobiotin synthase, whose translation MTFPNSKFVVVTGTDTGVGKTVATAALLVALGERGLSVAVAKPVQTGIATGEPTDLEEVARLTGSTAIHEFTRLTPPLAPVAAARIDKVDLPPLDTYVDGIREIEADVVLIEGAGGLLVHLDGGERTILDLATDLEADVVVVGSEGLGSLNHFALTVKVLGQAGIEPVLVIGSCAAEPDLASISNLTDLPQVTGLPTTGRIPAAAGVLPIGDFRAQAPSWFTFT comes from the coding sequence ATGACGTTTCCGAACTCGAAGTTTGTGGTGGTCACCGGCACCGATACGGGAGTCGGCAAGACCGTTGCGACTGCGGCGCTGTTAGTGGCGCTTGGGGAGCGCGGGTTGAGCGTCGCGGTGGCGAAGCCCGTACAGACCGGCATCGCGACAGGCGAGCCCACCGACCTCGAAGAGGTCGCGCGGCTCACTGGATCAACCGCGATCCACGAGTTCACGCGCCTGACGCCGCCCCTAGCTCCGGTCGCCGCGGCTCGAATCGACAAGGTCGATCTGCCACCTCTCGACACGTACGTCGACGGGATCCGCGAGATCGAAGCGGACGTCGTCCTGATCGAGGGTGCCGGTGGATTGCTCGTCCACCTCGACGGGGGTGAACGGACCATCCTCGATCTCGCCACCGATCTGGAGGCCGACGTCGTCGTGGTCGGCAGTGAAGGTCTCGGCTCGCTCAATCACTTTGCGCTGACCGTCAAGGTGTTGGGCCAGGCAGGCATCGAGCCTGTGCTGGTGATCGGTTCGTGCGCCGCCGAACCCGATCTGGCCTCCATCTCCAATCTCACCGACCTGCCTCAGGTCACTGGCCTGCCGACGACCGGACGCATACCCGCTGCCGCTGGAGTCTTGCCGATCGGCGACTTCCGGGCGCAAGCTCCGTCCTGGTTCACCTTCACGTAG
- the acs gene encoding acetate--CoA ligase, whose protein sequence is MSEQGISNLSTEDRHFDPPADLAAHANLKAEAYERAANDRLGFWAEQAERISWGTPYDEVLDWSNPPFAKWFVGGTLNASYNCVDRHVEAGKGDKVALHWVGEPADDTRDITYAELKDEVSRAANALEELGIVAGDRVAIYLPMIPEAVIAMLACARLGAPHTVIFGGFSADALASRIIDCEAKLVITSDGGYRRGAAAALKPAVDEALIKIDNSNTGLVENVLVVRRTGQDVAFNSDIDVWWHELVDESSEDHTPEMFDSEHPLYVMYTSGTTGKPKGILHTTGGYMVGCTYTYWAVFDTKPETDIYWCTADVGWVTGHSYIVYGPLANGVTQVMYEGTPDTPHKGRWWEIIQDLKVTQFYTAPTAIRTFMKWGEQIPADFDLSSLRLLGSVGESINPEAYMWYREHIGGDKAPIVDTWWQTETGSIMISPLPGVTSGKPGSAMTPLPGIAADVVDDSGKPVGNGEGGYLVVTEPWPSMLRTIWGDDERFKETYWSRFKNMYFAGDGAKKDDDGDIWLMGRVDDVMNVSGHRLSTTEIESALVSHPKVAEAAVVGATDDMTGQAPVAFVILRESAGDGGADVVQELRDHVAKEIGAIAKPKRILVVAELPKTRSGKIMRRLLRDVAENRTVGDATTLADSSVMDLISSGMKTGKDED, encoded by the coding sequence GTGAGCGAGCAAGGCATCAGCAACCTGTCCACTGAAGACCGTCATTTCGATCCGCCTGCGGATCTGGCGGCCCATGCCAACCTCAAGGCCGAGGCGTACGAACGCGCGGCCAACGACCGTCTGGGCTTCTGGGCCGAGCAGGCCGAGCGCATCAGCTGGGGCACTCCGTACGACGAGGTGCTCGACTGGTCCAATCCCCCGTTCGCCAAGTGGTTTGTCGGCGGAACACTCAACGCGTCCTACAACTGCGTCGACCGCCACGTCGAGGCCGGCAAGGGCGACAAGGTCGCGCTGCACTGGGTCGGCGAGCCCGCTGACGACACCCGCGACATCACGTACGCGGAGCTCAAGGACGAGGTCTCGCGCGCAGCCAACGCTCTCGAGGAGCTCGGCATCGTCGCGGGTGATCGAGTCGCGATCTACCTTCCGATGATCCCTGAGGCCGTCATCGCGATGCTCGCCTGTGCCCGCCTCGGCGCACCCCATACAGTCATCTTCGGCGGCTTCTCCGCTGACGCACTCGCAAGCCGAATCATCGACTGCGAGGCCAAACTGGTCATCACTTCCGACGGCGGCTACCGCCGTGGGGCTGCCGCCGCACTCAAGCCGGCCGTCGACGAGGCGCTGATCAAGATCGACAACAGCAACACCGGTTTGGTCGAGAACGTCCTTGTAGTTCGCCGGACAGGACAGGACGTTGCTTTCAACAGCGACATCGACGTGTGGTGGCACGAGCTGGTCGACGAATCCTCCGAAGACCACACTCCGGAGATGTTCGACTCCGAGCACCCGCTCTACGTCATGTACACGTCCGGCACGACCGGCAAGCCCAAGGGCATCCTGCACACGACCGGCGGCTACATGGTCGGCTGCACCTACACCTACTGGGCCGTCTTCGACACCAAGCCCGAGACCGACATCTACTGGTGCACCGCCGACGTCGGCTGGGTGACCGGCCACTCCTACATCGTCTACGGACCGCTCGCGAACGGCGTCACGCAGGTCATGTACGAAGGCACTCCCGACACCCCGCACAAGGGCCGCTGGTGGGAGATCATCCAGGACCTCAAGGTGACGCAGTTCTACACCGCGCCGACCGCGATCCGTACGTTCATGAAGTGGGGCGAGCAGATCCCCGCCGACTTCGATCTGAGCTCGCTGCGGCTGCTCGGCTCGGTGGGTGAGTCGATCAACCCCGAGGCCTACATGTGGTACCGCGAGCACATTGGCGGCGACAAGGCGCCGATCGTCGACACGTGGTGGCAGACCGAGACTGGTTCCATCATGATCAGCCCGCTGCCCGGTGTGACATCTGGCAAGCCCGGATCTGCCATGACACCGCTGCCCGGCATCGCCGCCGACGTCGTCGATGACTCCGGCAAGCCCGTCGGCAATGGCGAGGGCGGCTACCTCGTCGTGACCGAGCCGTGGCCGTCGATGCTTCGTACGATCTGGGGCGACGACGAGCGGTTCAAGGAGACCTACTGGTCGCGCTTCAAGAACATGTACTTTGCCGGCGATGGTGCCAAGAAGGACGACGATGGCGACATCTGGCTTATGGGTCGGGTCGACGATGTCATGAACGTCTCCGGGCACCGCCTCTCGACGACCGAGATCGAGTCCGCGCTGGTGTCGCACCCCAAGGTCGCTGAAGCGGCTGTGGTTGGCGCGACCGACGACATGACCGGCCAGGCGCCGGTCGCGTTCGTGATCCTGCGTGAATCCGCGGGTGACGGTGGCGCGGACGTAGTCCAGGAGCTTCGGGATCACGTCGCCAAGGAGATTGGTGCCATCGCCAAGCCCAAGCGGATCCTGGTCGTGGCCGAGCTGCCCAAGACGCGCTCGGGCAAGATCATGCGCCGACTGCTTCGCGATGTTGCCGAGAACCGTACGGTCGGCGACGCCACGACACTGGCCGACTCGTCAGTCATGGACCTGATCTCATCCGGCATGAAGACCGGCAAGGATGAGGACTGA
- a CDS encoding CoA pyrophosphatase encodes MTGETVPGENLPEWLRPLAELASSVEAEQLAPTFPHPPDNARPAAVLMLFADGDDGPELLLTERASTLRNHAGQISFPGGASDPGDADAAATALREAQEEVGLDPATVEVFGQLPPLWVPPSNFAVTPILAYWREPQQLHPVDAAEVGAIIHHPIRQLMDPANRFSVTHPSGWKGPGFDVGSEVPLWGFTGGIISRLFERLGWEQPWDDTVTRPLPEIM; translated from the coding sequence ATGACGGGCGAGACTGTGCCTGGCGAGAATCTGCCGGAGTGGCTTCGCCCCCTGGCTGAACTCGCCAGCTCGGTTGAGGCTGAGCAGTTGGCACCCACGTTCCCGCATCCTCCGGACAATGCTCGACCCGCAGCCGTACTCATGTTGTTCGCGGACGGAGACGACGGACCCGAGCTGTTGCTCACCGAACGAGCGAGCACCCTTCGCAATCACGCCGGTCAGATCTCGTTCCCGGGCGGAGCGTCAGATCCGGGCGATGCCGATGCGGCTGCCACCGCGTTGCGCGAGGCCCAAGAGGAAGTCGGTCTCGACCCCGCGACGGTCGAGGTGTTCGGGCAGCTCCCGCCACTGTGGGTGCCGCCGAGCAACTTCGCCGTCACGCCGATCCTCGCCTACTGGCGCGAACCACAGCAGCTGCATCCCGTAGACGCTGCTGAAGTCGGCGCGATCATCCATCACCCGATTCGTCAGCTGATGGATCCGGCCAACCGGTTCAGCGTCACCCATCCCTCGGGATGGAAGGGGCCGGGCTTCGACGTCGGCAGCGAGGTTCCGCTCTGGGGCTTCACCGGCGGAATCATCTCTCGCCTGTTCGAACGTCTCGGCTGGGAACAGCCTTGGGACGACACTGTCACCCGACCACTCCCGGAGATCATGTGA
- a CDS encoding phage holin family protein, whose amino-acid sequence MSSAQDDPTIGRLVADASRDMSALVQSEIALAKSELKSSAISGGLAAGLFAVAGFILLLMVILLSITAAYFLTMTGMHPAWAFLIVTGAYFLLAVVLVAVGIYSIKKIKAPTKTIASAKAIPAALRGRRP is encoded by the coding sequence ATGAGCTCTGCGCAGGACGACCCCACGATCGGACGTCTGGTTGCCGACGCGAGCCGCGACATGTCCGCGCTCGTGCAGTCGGAGATCGCGCTGGCCAAGTCCGAGCTCAAGAGCAGCGCCATCTCGGGCGGACTCGCTGCAGGTTTGTTCGCCGTTGCAGGATTCATCCTGCTGCTGATGGTCATCCTGCTGTCGATCACGGCGGCGTACTTCCTGACGATGACCGGTATGCACCCCGCATGGGCGTTCCTGATCGTCACCGGCGCGTACTTCTTGCTCGCTGTGGTGCTGGTTGCCGTGGGCATCTACTCGATCAAGAAGATCAAGGCACCCACCAAGACCATCGCCTCGGCCAAGGCGATCCCCGCAGCACTCCGCGGTCGTCGTCCCTAG
- a CDS encoding M4 family metallopeptidase gives MRKTHVLATTAALAALAITAAGMPANAAPKDRVISTQPISRSGSDATDAVRDARAALAETLVGADQGLVVIDALEDSTGATHVRLRRTYDGLRVIGGDLVVHRNASGDFTGSSQTLARDLTLSTTPTISKSKALSLLKVTSSKAAKLVVDATAASPRLAWIVTRTGTQKDGTPSRLDTYVDAQTGKTIRSEQRIQTVDGDGQSLYGGTVPLKLTQSGASFQLKDPTRGNTYTIDVNNKTDSALCGLLGIGCATGTVFTSTDTHFGNGTTSSRESAAVDAQYGTDTTWDYYKTTFGRNGIFGTGAGSYNRVHYGKNYVNAFWDGTKMTYGDGNGTAYGPLTSLDVAGHEMSHGVTENTAGLTYSGESGGLNEATSDIFGTMVEFFAASASDPGDYLIGEEFDLANHAGLRRMDNPGSDGSSLNCWTSSAKNLDVHYSSGIGNHFFYLLAEGSGAKSIGGVGHNSPTCNGSSIGGIGRTAAAAIWYRALTVYMTSGTTYSGARAATLSAANDLYGTGSAQSSAVAAAWNAVSVS, from the coding sequence ATGCGAAAGACCCATGTACTGGCGACAACGGCCGCACTCGCGGCCCTCGCCATTACGGCGGCTGGGATGCCAGCCAATGCGGCACCGAAGGACCGCGTCATTTCGACGCAACCCATCTCGAGGTCCGGAAGCGACGCGACGGACGCCGTTCGTGATGCACGTGCCGCCCTGGCTGAGACGTTGGTCGGCGCGGACCAAGGACTGGTGGTCATCGACGCACTTGAGGACTCGACAGGGGCGACGCACGTACGTCTCCGTCGGACGTACGACGGGTTGCGCGTCATCGGCGGCGACCTGGTGGTGCACCGCAACGCCAGTGGCGATTTCACCGGCAGCTCGCAGACGCTCGCGCGCGATCTCACGCTGTCGACCACCCCGACCATCTCGAAGTCGAAAGCACTCTCCCTGCTGAAGGTGACCTCGAGCAAAGCCGCCAAGCTGGTCGTCGACGCGACAGCGGCATCACCCCGCCTCGCCTGGATCGTCACCCGGACCGGGACCCAAAAGGACGGCACGCCGAGTCGCCTGGACACGTACGTCGACGCACAGACCGGCAAGACGATCCGCTCCGAGCAGCGCATCCAGACTGTCGACGGCGACGGTCAGTCCCTGTATGGCGGCACCGTCCCGCTCAAGCTGACCCAGTCGGGAGCCAGCTTCCAGCTCAAGGACCCGACCCGCGGCAACACGTACACGATTGACGTCAACAACAAGACCGACTCAGCCCTCTGCGGCTTGTTGGGTATCGGTTGCGCCACTGGCACGGTCTTCACCAGCACTGACACTCACTTCGGCAACGGCACCACGTCGAGCCGTGAGTCGGCGGCCGTCGATGCGCAGTACGGCACCGACACGACGTGGGACTACTACAAGACGACGTTCGGGCGTAACGGCATCTTCGGCACAGGAGCCGGCTCGTACAACCGCGTTCACTACGGCAAGAACTACGTCAACGCGTTCTGGGACGGCACGAAGATGACGTACGGCGATGGCAACGGCACTGCGTACGGACCGCTGACCTCGCTCGACGTGGCCGGCCATGAAATGTCGCACGGCGTAACGGAGAACACCGCAGGGCTCACGTATTCCGGTGAGTCCGGAGGTCTCAACGAGGCCACCAGCGACATCTTCGGCACCATGGTGGAGTTCTTCGCAGCCAGCGCCAGCGATCCGGGCGACTACCTGATCGGTGAAGAGTTCGACCTCGCCAACCACGCGGGACTGCGTCGTATGGACAACCCCGGGTCGGACGGCTCGTCACTGAACTGCTGGACGTCGAGCGCCAAGAACCTCGACGTTCACTACTCGTCGGGCATAGGCAATCACTTCTTCTACCTGCTCGCGGAGGGTTCGGGAGCGAAGTCGATTGGCGGCGTCGGTCACAACTCACCGACCTGTAACGGCTCGTCGATCGGTGGAATCGGGCGCACTGCCGCTGCAGCGATCTGGTACCGGGCGTTGACGGTCTACATGACGTCGGGCACGACCTACTCCGGCGCCAGGGCTGCGACTCTGAGCGCGGCCAATGACCTATACGGCACTGGCAGCGCCCAGTCGTCGGCTGTTGCTGCCGCCTGGAACGCGGTCAGCGTCAGCTGA
- a CDS encoding MarP family serine protease yields the protein MNSLDLLIVLVLVAYAISGYFQGFVVNLIATVGLLLGGLLAIAVVPKLMSGRTPTLTTSLIALGAVIGAAAIGQGIGTYVGSNLRDGLRWRPLRWVDAVAGSVLSMVAVLCAAWALGYSVSGASIPYISTASRDSTILEKVDGVMPTQASDVLRAFNEVLDSNLFPRYIDPFENEDIKAVAPPDTATLASLGVREAAGSVVKILGEASCQRGIEGSGFAYAPERIMTNAHVVAGVSDPVVVISGRRLPATVVVFDPKLDIAVLRVDGLNLTPLAFDSTGDQGDPAAILGFPENGPFDARAARIRSVMDLRSPDIYDRGETVRETYSIRGLVRSGNSGGPLVSEDGDVYGVIFAASVTDSSTGYALTADQVSANASKGRSSTSEVSTGKCA from the coding sequence GTGAATTCCCTCGACCTACTGATCGTCCTCGTGCTGGTGGCATACGCGATCTCTGGCTACTTCCAGGGATTCGTGGTCAACCTCATCGCGACCGTCGGTCTGCTGCTGGGTGGTCTGCTTGCCATCGCGGTGGTCCCCAAGCTGATGTCGGGCCGTACGCCGACGCTGACGACCTCGCTCATTGCGCTCGGAGCCGTGATTGGTGCGGCCGCGATCGGCCAAGGCATCGGCACGTATGTCGGCAGCAATCTGCGCGACGGGTTGAGGTGGCGACCGCTGCGATGGGTCGACGCTGTTGCCGGCAGCGTGCTCAGCATGGTCGCCGTCCTGTGCGCTGCATGGGCACTCGGCTACTCGGTGAGTGGCGCATCGATCCCTTACATCTCCACGGCCTCCCGCGACTCGACGATCCTCGAGAAGGTCGACGGCGTCATGCCCACTCAGGCGAGCGACGTCCTTCGGGCGTTCAACGAGGTGCTCGACTCCAACCTGTTCCCGCGTTACATCGATCCGTTCGAGAACGAGGACATCAAGGCGGTGGCGCCTCCCGACACTGCGACGCTGGCCAGTCTTGGTGTTCGCGAGGCCGCAGGCAGTGTCGTCAAGATCCTCGGTGAGGCGTCCTGTCAGCGCGGGATCGAAGGTTCGGGATTTGCCTACGCACCAGAGCGCATCATGACGAACGCGCACGTGGTCGCCGGTGTCAGCGACCCGGTCGTGGTCATCAGTGGCCGTCGCCTCCCGGCCACCGTTGTCGTGTTCGATCCCAAGCTCGACATCGCCGTACTCCGGGTGGACGGGCTCAACCTGACCCCGCTCGCCTTCGACTCGACCGGCGATCAGGGTGACCCCGCGGCAATCCTCGGGTTCCCCGAGAACGGTCCCTTCGATGCTCGCGCGGCTCGTATCCGAAGCGTGATGGACCTGCGCAGCCCGGACATCTATGACCGTGGCGAGACGGTCCGTGAGACGTACTCGATCCGCGGGCTCGTACGCTCCGGCAACTCCGGCGGGCCGCTGGTGTCTGAGGATGGCGACGTGTACGGCGTGATCTTCGCGGCCTCGGTGACTGACTCATCAACGGGCTATGCCCTCACGGCTGATCAGGTTTCTGCGAATGCCAGCAAGGGACGCTCGTCCACCAGCGAAGTCTCGACCGGAAAATGCGCATGA
- a CDS encoding 8-amino-7-oxononanoate synthase produces MSLNDWLTAAAQQRERHGLVRSLKPRDIDSDLLDLAGNDYLGLVRDARVTAAASSAAVAWGAGAGASRLVTGTLAVHSELEAALSALTGQPAALVHSTGYHANLSAVTALADADTLLISDAHIHASLVDACRLSRGTVQVVAHNDIDAVEQALSQRTQSRAMVLVESIYSVLGDRAPLPELAALCERFDAILLVDEAHGIGVAGGGRGLVHELDLAERDDIVVTMTLSKALGSQGGAVLGSPAVIDHLVNRARPFIYDTGLAPAATAAATEAIRIVQTEPARVERVNTVAAELAEAAGVEPVAGAVLSVPMAGPHEALAAQAEAARLGVRVGCFRPPSVPDGISRLRITATAGLDDEQLATACKVIQSVTQ; encoded by the coding sequence ATGAGCCTCAACGACTGGCTGACAGCCGCCGCGCAGCAGCGCGAGCGGCACGGACTCGTACGTTCGCTCAAGCCACGCGACATCGACAGCGATCTGCTTGACCTCGCTGGCAACGACTATCTCGGGTTGGTGCGGGATGCACGCGTCACCGCTGCAGCCTCGTCCGCAGCAGTCGCATGGGGTGCCGGGGCCGGGGCATCGCGGCTGGTCACGGGCACACTTGCGGTGCACAGCGAGCTCGAAGCGGCTCTGAGCGCCTTGACGGGCCAGCCCGCAGCACTCGTACATTCGACCGGCTATCACGCGAATCTCAGCGCCGTCACCGCTCTTGCCGACGCCGACACCCTGTTGATCTCGGACGCACACATCCACGCATCTCTGGTCGATGCCTGCCGGTTGTCGCGCGGCACCGTGCAGGTCGTGGCTCACAACGACATCGATGCGGTTGAGCAGGCTCTGAGTCAGCGCACCCAGTCGCGCGCCATGGTGCTGGTCGAGTCGATCTACTCGGTACTCGGCGACCGCGCACCGCTACCCGAGCTTGCAGCCCTGTGCGAACGCTTCGACGCGATCCTTTTGGTCGACGAAGCCCACGGCATCGGCGTGGCAGGTGGCGGACGTGGCCTCGTGCACGAGTTGGACTTGGCCGAACGCGACGACATCGTCGTCACCATGACGTTGTCGAAGGCTCTCGGCAGTCAGGGTGGTGCGGTGCTCGGAAGTCCCGCCGTCATCGACCACTTGGTCAACCGAGCACGGCCGTTCATCTACGACACCGGGTTGGCCCCGGCCGCGACAGCCGCGGCGACCGAAGCGATCCGGATCGTGCAGACCGAACCTGCCCGGGTCGAGCGAGTCAACACCGTCGCTGCCGAGCTTGCAGAGGCCGCCGGCGTCGAACCCGTCGCCGGCGCAGTCCTGTCGGTGCCGATGGCTGGTCCGCACGAAGCGCTTGCCGCCCAGGCCGAGGCAGCGCGATTGGGCGTACGGGTTGGCTGCTTCCGGCCTCCGTCAGTGCCCGACGGCATCAGCCGACTGCGCATCACGGCAACGGCGGGACTCGACGACGAGCAGCTGGCGACAGCCTGCAAGGTCATCCAGTCGGTGACTCAATGA